A section of the Camelus dromedarius isolate mCamDro1 chromosome 14, mCamDro1.pat, whole genome shotgun sequence genome encodes:
- the SRSF10 gene encoding serine/arginine-rich splicing factor 10 isoform X7, whose amino-acid sequence MSRYLRPPNTSLFVRNVADDTRSEDLRREFGRYGPIVDVYVPLDFYTRRPRGFAYVQFEDVRDAEDALHNLDRKWICGRQIEIQFAQGDRKTPNQMKAKEGRNVYSSSRYDDYDRYRRSRSRSYERRRSRSRSFDYSYRRSYSPRKPNCSWNTQYSSAYYTSRKI is encoded by the exons ATGTCCCGGTACCTGCGCCCCCCCAACACGTCTCTGTTCGTGAGGAACGTAGCCGACGACACCAG GTCTGAAGATTTGCGACGCGAATTCGGTCGTTATGGTCCTATAGTTGATGTGTATGTTCCACTTGATTTCTACACTCGCCGTCCAAGAGGATTTGCATATGTTCA ATTTGAGGATGTTCGTGATGCCGAAGATGCTTTACATAATTTGGACAGAAAATGGATTTGTGGACGCcaaattgaaatacagtttgcACAGGGGGATCGGAAGA cTCCAAATCAGATGAAAGCCAAGGAAGGGAGGAATGTGTACAGTTCTTCACGGTATGATGATTATGACAGATACAGACGTTCTAGAAGCCGAAGTTATGAAAGGAGGAGATCAAGAAGTCGGTCCTTTGATTACAGCTATAGAAGATCTTATAGTCCTAGAAA ACCAAACTGCAGCTGGAATACCCAGTACAGTTCTGCTTACTACACTTCAAGAAAGATCTGA
- the PNRC2 gene encoding proline-rich nuclear receptor coactivator 2 has product MGGGERYNIPAPQSRNVSKNQQQLNRQKTKDQNSQMKIVHKKKERGHTYNSSAAAWQAMQNGGKNKSFPNSQNWNSSLSSPTLLFKSQTNQNYAGAKFSEPPSPSVLPKPPSHWVPVSFNPSDKEIMTFQLKTLLKVQV; this is encoded by the coding sequence ATGGGTGGCGGAGAGAGGTATAACATTCCAGCCCCTCAATCTCGAAATGTTAGTAAGAACCAACAACAGCTTAACAGACAGAAGACCAAGGATCAGAATTCTCAGATGAAGATTGTtcataagaaaaaggaaagaggacatACTTACAATTCATCAGCAGCTGCATGGCAAGCCATGCAAAATGGGGGAAAGAACAAAAGTTTTCCAAATAGTCAAAACTGGAACTCTAGCTTATCAAGTCCCACCTTACTTTTTAAGTCTCAAACTAATCAAAACTATGCTGGAGCCAAATTTAGTGAGCCACCATCACCAAGTGTTCTTCCTAAACCACCAAGCCACTGGGTTCCTGTTTCCTTTAATCCTTCTGataaagaaataatgacatttcAACTTAAAACCTTACTCAAAGTACaagtataa
- the SRSF10 gene encoding serine/arginine-rich splicing factor 10 isoform X3, whose amino-acid sequence MSRYLRPPNTSLFVRNVADDTRSEDLRREFGRYGPIVDVYVPLDFYTRRPRGFAYVQFEDVRDAEDALHNLDRKWICGRQIEIQFAQGDRKTPNQMKAKEGRNVYSSSRYDDYDRYRRSRSRSYERRRSRSRSFDYSYRRSYSPRNSRPTGRPRRSRSHSDNDRFKHRNRSFSRSKSNSRSRSKSQPKKEMKAKSRSRPNCSWNTQYSSAYYTSRKI is encoded by the exons ATGTCCCGGTACCTGCGCCCCCCCAACACGTCTCTGTTCGTGAGGAACGTAGCCGACGACACCAG GTCTGAAGATTTGCGACGCGAATTCGGTCGTTATGGTCCTATAGTTGATGTGTATGTTCCACTTGATTTCTACACTCGCCGTCCAAGAGGATTTGCATATGTTCA ATTTGAGGATGTTCGTGATGCCGAAGATGCTTTACATAATTTGGACAGAAAATGGATTTGTGGACGCcaaattgaaatacagtttgcACAGGGGGATCGGAAGA cTCCAAATCAGATGAAAGCCAAGGAAGGGAGGAATGTGTACAGTTCTTCACGGTATGATGATTATGACAGATACAGACGTTCTAGAAGCCGAAGTTATGAAAGGAGGAGATCAAGAAGTCGGTCCTTTGATTACAGCTATAGAAGATCTTATAGTCCTAGAAA CAGTAGACCGACTGGAAGACCACGGCGTAGCAGAAGCCATTCCGACAATGATAG ATTCAAACACCGAAATCGATCTTTTTCAAGATCTAAATCCAATTCAAGATCACGGTCCAAGTCCCAGcccaagaaagaaatgaaggctAAATCACGTTCTAG ACCAAACTGCAGCTGGAATACCCAGTACAGTTCTGCTTACTACACTTCAAGAAAGATCTGA
- the SRSF10 gene encoding serine/arginine-rich splicing factor 10 isoform X6, producing the protein MSRYLRPPNTSLFVRNVADDTRSEDLRREFGRYGPIVDVYVPLDFYTRRPRGFAYVQFEDVRDAEDALHNLDRKWICGRQIEIQFAQGDRKTPNQMKAKEGRNVYSSSRYDDYDRYRRSRSRSYERRRSRSRSFDYSYRRSYSPRNRPTGRPRRSRSHSDNDRPNCSWNTQYSSAYYTSRKI; encoded by the exons ATGTCCCGGTACCTGCGCCCCCCCAACACGTCTCTGTTCGTGAGGAACGTAGCCGACGACACCAG GTCTGAAGATTTGCGACGCGAATTCGGTCGTTATGGTCCTATAGTTGATGTGTATGTTCCACTTGATTTCTACACTCGCCGTCCAAGAGGATTTGCATATGTTCA ATTTGAGGATGTTCGTGATGCCGAAGATGCTTTACATAATTTGGACAGAAAATGGATTTGTGGACGCcaaattgaaatacagtttgcACAGGGGGATCGGAAGA cTCCAAATCAGATGAAAGCCAAGGAAGGGAGGAATGTGTACAGTTCTTCACGGTATGATGATTATGACAGATACAGACGTTCTAGAAGCCGAAGTTATGAAAGGAGGAGATCAAGAAGTCGGTCCTTTGATTACAGCTATAGAAGATCTTATAGTCCTAGAAA TAGACCGACTGGAAGACCACGGCGTAGCAGAAGCCATTCCGACAATGATAG ACCAAACTGCAGCTGGAATACCCAGTACAGTTCTGCTTACTACACTTCAAGAAAGATCTGA
- the SRSF10 gene encoding serine/arginine-rich splicing factor 10 isoform X4 gives MMAKIKGVIPDDVRDAEDALHNLDRKWICGRQIEIQFAQGDRKTPNQMKAKEGRNVYSSSRYDDYDRYRRSRSRSYERRRSRSRSFDYSYRRSYSPRNSRPTGRPRRSRSHSDNDRFKHRNRSFSRSKSNSRSRSKSQPKKEMKAKSRSRSASHTKTRGTSKTDSKTHYKSGSRYEKESRKKEPPRSKSQSRSQSRSRSKSRSRSWTSPKSSGH, from the exons ATGATGGCCAAGATTAAAGGAGTCATACCTGAT GATGTTCGTGATGCCGAAGATGCTTTACATAATTTGGACAGAAAATGGATTTGTGGACGCcaaattgaaatacagtttgcACAGGGGGATCGGAAGA cTCCAAATCAGATGAAAGCCAAGGAAGGGAGGAATGTGTACAGTTCTTCACGGTATGATGATTATGACAGATACAGACGTTCTAGAAGCCGAAGTTATGAAAGGAGGAGATCAAGAAGTCGGTCCTTTGATTACAGCTATAGAAGATCTTATAGTCCTAGAAA CAGTAGACCGACTGGAAGACCACGGCGTAGCAGAAGCCATTCCGACAATGATAG ATTCAAACACCGAAATCGATCTTTTTCAAGATCTAAATCCAATTCAAGATCACGGTCCAAGTCCCAGcccaagaaagaaatgaaggctAAATCACGTTCTAGGTCTGCATCTCACACCAAAACTAGAGGCACCTCTAAAACAGATTCCAAAACACATTATAAGTCTGGCTcaagatatgaaaaggaatcaaGGAAAAAAGAACCACCTAGATCCAAATCTCAGTCAAGATCACAGTCTAGGTCTAGGTCAAAATCTAGATCAAGGTCTTGGACTAGTCCTAAGTCCAGTGGCCACTGA
- the SRSF10 gene encoding serine/arginine-rich splicing factor 10 isoform X1, with amino-acid sequence MSRYLRPPNTSLFVRNVADDTRSEDLRREFGRYGPIVDVYVPLDFYTRRPRGFAYVQFEDVRDAEDALHNLDRKWICGRQIEIQFAQGDRKTPNQMKAKEGRNVYSSSRYDDYDRYRRSRSRSYERRRSRSRSFDYSYRRSYSPRNSRPTGRPRRSRSHSDNDRFKHRNRSFSRSKSNSRSRSKSQPKKEMKAKSRSRSASHTKTRGTSKTDSKTHYKSGSRYEKESRKKEPPRSKSQSRSQSRSRSKSRSRSWTSPKSSGH; translated from the exons ATGTCCCGGTACCTGCGCCCCCCCAACACGTCTCTGTTCGTGAGGAACGTAGCCGACGACACCAG GTCTGAAGATTTGCGACGCGAATTCGGTCGTTATGGTCCTATAGTTGATGTGTATGTTCCACTTGATTTCTACACTCGCCGTCCAAGAGGATTTGCATATGTTCA ATTTGAGGATGTTCGTGATGCCGAAGATGCTTTACATAATTTGGACAGAAAATGGATTTGTGGACGCcaaattgaaatacagtttgcACAGGGGGATCGGAAGA cTCCAAATCAGATGAAAGCCAAGGAAGGGAGGAATGTGTACAGTTCTTCACGGTATGATGATTATGACAGATACAGACGTTCTAGAAGCCGAAGTTATGAAAGGAGGAGATCAAGAAGTCGGTCCTTTGATTACAGCTATAGAAGATCTTATAGTCCTAGAAA CAGTAGACCGACTGGAAGACCACGGCGTAGCAGAAGCCATTCCGACAATGATAG ATTCAAACACCGAAATCGATCTTTTTCAAGATCTAAATCCAATTCAAGATCACGGTCCAAGTCCCAGcccaagaaagaaatgaaggctAAATCACGTTCTAGGTCTGCATCTCACACCAAAACTAGAGGCACCTCTAAAACAGATTCCAAAACACATTATAAGTCTGGCTcaagatatgaaaaggaatcaaGGAAAAAAGAACCACCTAGATCCAAATCTCAGTCAAGATCACAGTCTAGGTCTAGGTCAAAATCTAGATCAAGGTCTTGGACTAGTCCTAAGTCCAGTGGCCACTGA
- the SRSF10 gene encoding serine/arginine-rich splicing factor 10 isoform X2, with amino-acid sequence MSRYLRPPNTSLFVRNVADDTRSEDLRREFGRYGPIVDVYVPLDFYTRRPRGFAYVQFEDVRDAEDALHNLDRKWICGRQIEIQFAQGDRKTPNQMKAKEGRNVYSSSRYDDYDRYRRSRSRSYERRRSRSRSFDYSYRRSYSPRNRPTGRPRRSRSHSDNDRFKHRNRSFSRSKSNSRSRSKSQPKKEMKAKSRSRSASHTKTRGTSKTDSKTHYKSGSRYEKESRKKEPPRSKSQSRSQSRSRSKSRSRSWTSPKSSGH; translated from the exons ATGTCCCGGTACCTGCGCCCCCCCAACACGTCTCTGTTCGTGAGGAACGTAGCCGACGACACCAG GTCTGAAGATTTGCGACGCGAATTCGGTCGTTATGGTCCTATAGTTGATGTGTATGTTCCACTTGATTTCTACACTCGCCGTCCAAGAGGATTTGCATATGTTCA ATTTGAGGATGTTCGTGATGCCGAAGATGCTTTACATAATTTGGACAGAAAATGGATTTGTGGACGCcaaattgaaatacagtttgcACAGGGGGATCGGAAGA cTCCAAATCAGATGAAAGCCAAGGAAGGGAGGAATGTGTACAGTTCTTCACGGTATGATGATTATGACAGATACAGACGTTCTAGAAGCCGAAGTTATGAAAGGAGGAGATCAAGAAGTCGGTCCTTTGATTACAGCTATAGAAGATCTTATAGTCCTAGAAA TAGACCGACTGGAAGACCACGGCGTAGCAGAAGCCATTCCGACAATGATAG ATTCAAACACCGAAATCGATCTTTTTCAAGATCTAAATCCAATTCAAGATCACGGTCCAAGTCCCAGcccaagaaagaaatgaaggctAAATCACGTTCTAGGTCTGCATCTCACACCAAAACTAGAGGCACCTCTAAAACAGATTCCAAAACACATTATAAGTCTGGCTcaagatatgaaaaggaatcaaGGAAAAAAGAACCACCTAGATCCAAATCTCAGTCAAGATCACAGTCTAGGTCTAGGTCAAAATCTAGATCAAGGTCTTGGACTAGTCCTAAGTCCAGTGGCCACTGA
- the SRSF10 gene encoding serine/arginine-rich splicing factor 10 isoform X5 codes for MSRYLRPPNTSLFVRNVADDTRSEDLRREFGRYGPIVDVYVPLDFYTRRPRGFAYVQFEDVRDAEDALHNLDRKWICGRQIEIQFAQGDRKTPNQMKAKEGRNVYSSSRYDDYDRYRRSRSRSYERRRSRSRSFDYSYRRSYSPRNSRPTGRPRRSRSHSDNDRPNCSWNTQYSSAYYTSRKI; via the exons ATGTCCCGGTACCTGCGCCCCCCCAACACGTCTCTGTTCGTGAGGAACGTAGCCGACGACACCAG GTCTGAAGATTTGCGACGCGAATTCGGTCGTTATGGTCCTATAGTTGATGTGTATGTTCCACTTGATTTCTACACTCGCCGTCCAAGAGGATTTGCATATGTTCA ATTTGAGGATGTTCGTGATGCCGAAGATGCTTTACATAATTTGGACAGAAAATGGATTTGTGGACGCcaaattgaaatacagtttgcACAGGGGGATCGGAAGA cTCCAAATCAGATGAAAGCCAAGGAAGGGAGGAATGTGTACAGTTCTTCACGGTATGATGATTATGACAGATACAGACGTTCTAGAAGCCGAAGTTATGAAAGGAGGAGATCAAGAAGTCGGTCCTTTGATTACAGCTATAGAAGATCTTATAGTCCTAGAAA CAGTAGACCGACTGGAAGACCACGGCGTAGCAGAAGCCATTCCGACAATGATAG ACCAAACTGCAGCTGGAATACCCAGTACAGTTCTGCTTACTACACTTCAAGAAAGATCTGA